One Rosa chinensis cultivar Old Blush chromosome 5, RchiOBHm-V2, whole genome shotgun sequence genomic region harbors:
- the LOC112165602 gene encoding translation initiation factor IF-2 → MADGSRFKPYGRNCTQRSRTSTDSSSPEFEFWRLQNPSCSQPDLISADELFVDGVILPLSLVPAPKNPPDPNPRPDSEEISAPDPEPEPGPEAQVSTGALVLTVSRRWRDMFKKKSEGSEKEKEKEKKKERKSGGAATGASSAELNINLWPFSRSRSAGNACTRPKFGAPGTRKVNSAPCSRSNSTGESKSTRKWPASPGRAGVHLGRSSPVWQVRRGASTLGKTSETQVKNAEKSTKKEAPETRRGKTTASGGGRGGGGGAKPRVLNLNVPTCIGYRSHLSCRSDVMNSAVGIGGSSGGNNHRGAAAGGGGDSSNAAGAGSNLFNLRSLFSKKVY, encoded by the coding sequence ATGGCAGATGGCTCCAGATTCAAACCCTACGGTCGCAACTGTACTCAAAGAAGCCGAACCAGCACCGACTCCAGCTCCCCGGAATTCGAGTTCTGGAGGCTCCAAAACCCGTCTTGCTCGCAACCTGATCTCATCTCTGCCGATGAACTATTCGTCGACGGTGTCATTCTCCCTCTCAGCCTCGTCCCCGCCCCCAAAAACCCGCCCGACCCGAACCCGCGACCCGACTCTGAAGAGATTTCTGCTCCCGACCCAGAACCGGAACCCGGCCCGGAAGCCCAGGTGTCGACCGGAGCTCTGGTGCTGACCGTATCGAGGCGGTGGAGGGACATGTTCAAGAAGAAGAGTGAGGGTagtgagaaggagaaggagaaggagaagaagaaggagcggaaGAGCGGCGGAGCAGCCACCGGAGCGAGCTCGGCGGAGCTGAACATCAATCTGTGGCCGTTTTCGCGGAGCAGATCCGCCGGAAATGCTTGTACCCGACCCAAATTCGGGGCTCCGGGAACCCGGAAGGTGAACAGCGCGCCGTGTTCGAGGAGCAACTCGACGGGCGAGTCCAAGTCAACGAGGAAGTGGCCGGCGAGTCCGGGTCGGGCCGGAGTCCACTTGGGTCGGAGCAGCCCGGTTTGGCAGGTCCGGCGTGGAGCCTCAACCCTGGGTAAAACCTCCGAAACCCAAGTCAAGAATGCTGAGAAGAGCACCAAAAAAGAAGCACCCGAAACTCGCCGGGGTAAAACCACCGCATCCGGCGGCGGTCGCGGCGGAGGAGGTGGTGCAAAACCCAGAGTCTTGAACTTGAATGTTCCGACGTGTATCGGGTACAGAAGCCATTTGAGTTGTAGAAGTGACGTCATGAATAGTGCTGTAGGAATCGGCGGCAGTAGTGGTGGCAACAACCACCGTGGCGCCGCCGCTGGCGGTGGCGGAGATAGTAGTAACGCTGCTGGGGCTGGTAGTAATCTTTTTAATCTGCGCAGCCTTTTCTCTAAGAAGGTGTATTAA